The Barnesiella intestinihominis YIT 11860 genome includes a window with the following:
- the rplS gene encoding 50S ribosomal protein L19, whose protein sequence is MDLVKIAEEAFACGKEHPEFRSGDTVTVSYRIKEGNKERIQQFRGDVIRISGHGNKKRFTVRKMSGNVGVERIFPIESPFIEEIVVNRRGKVRRAKLYYLRALTGKKARIKERRV, encoded by the coding sequence ATGGATTTAGTAAAGATTGCAGAAGAAGCATTCGCATGCGGTAAAGAGCACCCCGAGTTTCGTAGTGGTGACACTGTTACCGTATCTTACCGTATCAAAGAGGGTAACAAAGAGCGTATCCAGCAATTCCGCGGAGATGTTATCCGTATCTCGGGTCACGGTAACAAAAAGCGTTTCACGGTTCGTAAAATGTCGGGTAATGTAGGTGTGGAAAGAATTTTCCCCATCGAGTCGCCTTTCATCGAAGAGATTGTAGTGAACCGTCGCGGTAAAGTACGTCGCGCTAAACTTTATTATCTGCGTGCGTTGACCGGTAAAAAAGCCCGTATTAAAGAAAGAAGAGTTTAA
- a CDS encoding bifunctional metallophosphatase/5'-nucleotidase — translation MIRKLIGITAIYLSVSLCGLAQTERIVILHTNDTHSQMEPFAATHKTYGGLGGVMRRMAIIDSIRNAEPNVLLVDAGDAIQGTPYFNLFKGDAEFEAMNAMRYDIRTIGNHEFDAGMTKLAQLIKNSTADFISSNYDVSHTPLHGTLQPWVIKKVGKYKIGFLALNVNPDNLIPSESCKGVIFHDPIQAANETAALLKQKGADIVVAVSHLGYTAQDKKDVTDPQIAAASSDIDIIIGGHSHTVINPDSIDNNPLSTLQYQVKNKDGKNVLIAQTGMSGAYLGCITIEPRN, via the coding sequence ATGATAAGAAAACTCATAGGAATAACGGCCATATATTTGTCCGTTTCTTTGTGCGGACTGGCACAAACCGAACGCATCGTCATTCTGCACACCAACGACACTCACAGCCAAATGGAACCTTTCGCAGCCACCCACAAAACATACGGAGGTTTGGGAGGAGTGATGCGGCGTATGGCTATTATAGACAGTATCCGCAATGCCGAACCTAACGTATTATTAGTCGATGCCGGTGACGCTATTCAAGGGACACCCTATTTCAACCTTTTCAAAGGCGATGCCGAATTCGAAGCGATGAACGCCATGCGTTACGATATTCGCACTATCGGAAACCATGAATTTGATGCGGGTATGACCAAACTGGCTCAACTGATAAAAAACTCGACAGCCGATTTTATCTCTTCCAACTACGACGTATCCCATACACCTTTGCACGGGACCTTGCAACCGTGGGTCATCAAAAAAGTCGGGAAATATAAAATAGGATTTTTAGCCTTGAACGTCAATCCCGATAATCTCATTCCTTCGGAATCGTGTAAAGGGGTGATATTCCACGATCCTATCCAAGCAGCCAATGAAACCGCAGCTTTGCTTAAACAAAAAGGTGCGGATATCGTTGTGGCCGTATCGCATTTAGGATACACGGCACAAGACAAAAAAGACGTCACCGACCCACAAATAGCGGCAGCGAGCAGCGACATAGACATCATCATCGGGGGACATTCGCATACGGTCATCAATCCCGACAGTATAGACAATAATCCTCTCTCTACCCTACAATACCAAGTTAAAAACAAAGATGGGAAAAACGTACTCATCGCTCAAACCGGAATGAGCGGAGCTTACTTGGGTTGCATTACCATAGAACCTCGAAACTAA
- a CDS encoding 5'-nucleotidase C-terminal domain-containing protein, whose product MKKLNTYCSIGCLSVVLSILSSCSTSRQEFDISYKLIPVDARWDKTPEPLMEQIVDKYKTSVDSIMSIVIGKSSQYMAPGRPETSLTNLSADIIKTEVQRDFGQPIDFAIINTGGIRNPLMQGDITLGEIYSIFPFDNTLCLIKLKGSDVRELLNIVASRNGEAVSKDVHMTIADEKAIEPTINGRPIDDDRIYSIATIDYVANGGDHMTPFLNAIERKNSNTFMRDAVINFIERENREGHTIAPPKGGRIISSNNK is encoded by the coding sequence ATGAAGAAATTAAATACATACTGTTCCATCGGCTGTCTTTCGGTCGTTTTGTCAATCCTCTCGTCCTGCTCCACGTCCCGACAGGAATTCGACATTTCTTACAAACTCATTCCCGTCGATGCCCGTTGGGACAAGACTCCCGAACCGCTAATGGAACAAATAGTCGATAAATACAAGACAAGTGTCGATAGCATAATGAGTATCGTCATCGGGAAATCGAGCCAATACATGGCTCCGGGCAGACCTGAAACCTCATTGACCAACCTCTCGGCCGACATCATAAAAACCGAAGTTCAACGAGATTTCGGTCAACCGATCGATTTCGCAATCATCAATACAGGGGGGATACGCAATCCACTCATGCAGGGAGATATTACATTGGGCGAAATATATTCTATCTTCCCTTTCGATAATACATTATGTCTCATAAAACTAAAAGGTTCCGATGTACGCGAGTTACTCAATATCGTAGCTTCCCGGAACGGAGAGGCCGTGAGCAAAGATGTACACATGACTATTGCCGACGAAAAAGCCATCGAACCGACCATCAACGGCAGACCTATCGACGACGATCGTATCTATTCCATCGCCACGATAGACTATGTAGCCAACGGCGGGGACCACATGACCCCGTTCCTGAATGCAATAGAACGAAAAAACAGCAACACTTTCATGAGAGATGCCGTTATAAATTTCATCGAGAGAGAAAACCGGGAGGGACACACCATCGCACCTCCCAAAGGGGGACGCATAATCTCATCGAATAACAAGTAA
- a CDS encoding glycoside hydrolase family 3 N-terminal domain-containing protein produces MKKIIACIGTFFALVALSTQAKNPYLLQTADRSAMEHWVDSVFESLSPKERIAQLLVITVRNSDTPQNRKTLQRLIQEQKIGGLLFDSGTAKDQANLTNYCQSLSKVPLMITLDGEWGLAMRLSDTPRFPVNMMLGAVQNDSLLYEYGRAVGKQCRCMGIHVNFAPVLDINSNPRNPVIGKRSFGESLKNVSSKAIAYAKGLESVGVMAVAKHFPGHGDTSEDSHKTLPLVPHSKGRLMSTEIPPFKAYIDSGLSGIMVGHLNIPAWDATNTPSSLSPIITRELLCDSLNFEGLIFTDALKMKGASKFGNTALRAILAGNDIALNPSKPEEQLNSILSAIEQGKITQQAIDEKCKKVLRYKYVFGLANYTPIKTKNLIEDLNAPEYDALNRKLNSEAMTLLRNSQNLIPITHLNKGRIAVVSVGNDTESVFQKTITLYADNVGRFDDSNPLPSLLDTLKHYDKIILAVHSGKAEHRARIGRICQTGKAIVACFLSPYQMNRLSHELTHCKTLLLAYENTSLAQEYAAQALFGGYAIKGKLPVSLEGSFKLEEGIYIPKCRLGYAIPESVDMDSRILSAVDSIIAQGIKEEAFPGCQLLVARQGTVVWNKAYGYFDYETHRHAVATNDLYDLASVSKATGTLPAIMKAYDNGRIDLNKPMSKYFAPLRNTDKKSLTIKEALLHETGMPASLQMTSVIIDPNSFTKPLIKRRKSSIYSIQIGNNAFANCNAQLRKDLLSSRKSDRFPMIIAQNLYGSKSLPDTLINHIIECKLRPSKRYLYSCLNFVLLKETVESATGIAMDKYLQQNIYGPLGMQTTGYRPLDRFPTERIAPTECDNFYRKQQLIGYVHDETACFFGGVQGNAGLFSNANDLAKLCQMWLNKGTYGNERILSPKTVELFLTEKSSTSRRGLGFDKPDMENPEKSPTAIEASASTIGHLGFTGTCFWIDPEQELIYIFLCNRVYPSRTHDALSQLNIRPELFSTIYRSIKNHSK; encoded by the coding sequence ATGAAAAAGATAATTGCCTGTATCGGGACGTTTTTTGCTTTGGTAGCCCTATCTACGCAAGCTAAAAACCCGTATCTACTTCAAACGGCCGATCGGTCGGCTATGGAGCACTGGGTCGACTCGGTGTTCGAATCGCTTTCTCCCAAAGAGCGAATTGCACAACTGTTAGTTATTACAGTGCGCAACAGCGATACCCCGCAAAACCGTAAAACGTTACAAAGACTCATACAAGAACAAAAAATCGGGGGACTGCTTTTCGACTCAGGAACAGCAAAAGACCAAGCCAACTTAACAAACTACTGTCAGTCCTTATCCAAAGTTCCCCTGATGATCACTCTTGACGGAGAATGGGGGCTCGCCATGCGTTTGTCCGATACTCCGCGCTTTCCGGTCAACATGATGTTAGGAGCCGTTCAAAACGATTCTCTCCTCTACGAATACGGCCGTGCCGTAGGGAAGCAATGCAGGTGCATGGGCATACATGTCAATTTCGCTCCGGTTCTCGACATCAACAGCAACCCGCGTAATCCGGTAATCGGCAAACGTTCTTTCGGAGAGTCTTTAAAAAATGTCTCGTCCAAAGCTATCGCATACGCCAAAGGATTGGAATCCGTAGGAGTCATGGCCGTTGCCAAACATTTCCCGGGCCACGGAGACACCTCGGAAGACTCGCATAAGACACTCCCCCTTGTTCCTCATAGCAAGGGAAGGCTCATGAGTACCGAAATACCTCCATTCAAAGCATATATCGACAGCGGGCTATCGGGCATAATGGTGGGGCATCTGAATATTCCTGCATGGGATGCCACCAATACCCCCTCTTCCTTATCGCCGATTATCACCCGCGAACTTTTATGCGACTCCTTAAATTTCGAGGGGTTAATATTCACCGATGCTTTAAAAATGAAGGGAGCATCGAAATTCGGCAATACGGCACTACGAGCCATACTCGCCGGGAACGACATCGCTCTGAACCCATCGAAACCCGAAGAACAGTTGAACAGCATTTTATCGGCTATCGAGCAAGGAAAGATAACTCAACAGGCCATCGATGAAAAATGTAAAAAAGTGCTACGCTACAAATACGTTTTCGGATTAGCAAACTATACACCCATAAAAACCAAAAACCTTATCGAAGATTTGAACGCTCCCGAATACGATGCCCTTAACCGAAAGCTCAACAGCGAGGCCATGACCTTGCTACGTAACAGTCAAAATCTAATTCCTATCACACATTTGAACAAGGGCAGAATCGCCGTTGTATCCGTGGGGAACGACACGGAATCGGTTTTCCAGAAAACAATAACGCTATACGCCGACAACGTAGGCCGTTTCGACGACAGCAATCCTCTGCCTTCATTGCTGGACACACTGAAACATTATGATAAAATCATACTGGCTGTACATAGCGGCAAAGCCGAACATAGAGCCAGAATCGGCCGTATATGCCAAACCGGGAAAGCAATAGTCGCATGCTTTCTCTCCCCTTATCAGATGAATCGGTTAAGTCACGAATTGACTCATTGCAAAACGCTTTTATTAGCCTACGAAAATACCTCGTTGGCACAAGAATATGCAGCACAAGCCCTATTCGGAGGATATGCCATAAAGGGAAAATTACCCGTAAGTTTAGAAGGTTCGTTCAAACTGGAAGAAGGCATATATATTCCAAAGTGCCGATTGGGATATGCGATTCCCGAATCGGTCGACATGGACAGCCGGATATTGTCTGCTGTCGATTCCATTATAGCACAAGGGATTAAAGAAGAAGCATTCCCGGGCTGTCAATTATTGGTTGCCCGACAAGGAACAGTAGTCTGGAACAAGGCTTACGGATACTTCGACTACGAAACTCACCGCCATGCAGTCGCCACAAACGACCTCTATGACTTGGCATCCGTCTCGAAAGCGACTGGTACTTTACCGGCTATCATGAAGGCTTATGACAACGGACGTATAGACTTAAACAAACCGATGAGCAAATACTTCGCTCCACTGCGAAATACCGATAAAAAAAGTCTGACGATCAAGGAAGCTCTTTTACATGAAACCGGTATGCCTGCCTCATTGCAAATGACTTCGGTCATTATCGACCCCAACAGCTTCACGAAACCATTAATCAAGCGTAGGAAAAGTAGCATCTACTCCATACAAATAGGGAATAACGCTTTTGCCAACTGCAATGCCCAACTACGCAAAGACCTACTATCCTCTCGGAAATCGGATCGATTTCCCATGATAATCGCCCAGAATTTATATGGTTCGAAATCTTTACCCGATACCCTTATCAACCATATCATCGAGTGCAAATTACGCCCCTCCAAACGATACTTATATAGCTGCCTGAATTTCGTCTTATTGAAAGAGACTGTCGAAAGCGCCACCGGCATTGCAATGGACAAATATTTGCAGCAAAACATCTACGGACCCTTAGGCATGCAAACGACCGGATATCGCCCTCTCGACCGATTTCCAACCGAAAGAATCGCACCGACAGAATGCGACAACTTCTACCGGAAGCAACAACTGATAGGGTATGTCCATGACGAAACAGCATGTTTTTTCGGAGGCGTACAAGGCAATGCCGGACTCTTTTCCAACGCCAACGATTTGGCTAAACTATGCCAAATGTGGCTAAACAAAGGGACATATGGAAACGAAAGAATTTTATCCCCGAAAACCGTAGAACTGTTTCTGACAGAAAAAAGCTCGACCAGCCGCAGGGGGCTGGGATTCGACAAGCCCGATATGGAAAACCCGGAAAAGAGCCCTACGGCCATCGAAGCATCGGCCTCGACCATCGGTCATTTAGGCTTCACCGGCACTTGCTTTTGGATAGATCCCGAACAAGAACTCATCTATATATTTTTATGTAACCGGGTATATCCCTCCCGCACGCATGATGCGCTATCTCAATTGAATATACGTCCCGAATTATTCTCGACCATTTACAGGTCCATAAAAAATCATTCGAAATAG
- a CDS encoding porin family protein, whose translation MNRGSDIQGKVLHGFTVRRYVGRLYVFVACIALLWPVCVCAQPRKVQNLPYADHKLLHLGFSIGTHVQDMKFVHSGFVTDGGESWYMDIPDFSPGFNVNLMADLYLCPHLNLRFSPGIFFGNKVVKFRETATQEYRTQDIKSNYIVVPLELKFSALRCNNFRPYLIGGVMGTADVSKKRNDLLKLNTFDGYLTIGLGCDFYLPYFKLIPELKFCFGLTDVINRKRNDLRDLADIKFTQSLKKATSNMVILSFYFE comes from the coding sequence ATGAATAGAGGTAGTGATATACAAGGGAAAGTATTACATGGATTTACGGTCCGTAGATACGTGGGACGATTGTACGTTTTCGTGGCGTGCATAGCGTTGTTGTGGCCGGTATGTGTATGTGCTCAACCTCGTAAAGTACAGAATTTACCGTATGCAGATCATAAACTCTTGCATTTGGGCTTTTCTATTGGTACGCATGTGCAAGATATGAAGTTTGTACATTCGGGTTTCGTTACCGATGGTGGAGAAAGTTGGTACATGGATATTCCCGATTTTTCACCCGGGTTCAATGTGAATTTGATGGCCGACCTTTATTTGTGCCCCCATTTGAATTTGAGATTTTCGCCGGGTATATTTTTCGGGAATAAAGTGGTGAAGTTTAGAGAGACGGCGACGCAGGAATATCGGACACAAGACATTAAATCGAATTATATCGTCGTTCCTCTCGAATTGAAGTTCAGTGCTTTGCGTTGTAATAATTTCCGTCCATACTTGATCGGGGGAGTCATGGGAACGGCCGACGTATCGAAAAAGAGAAACGATTTGCTTAAACTGAATACATTCGACGGTTATTTGACTATCGGCCTCGGTTGTGACTTTTATTTACCATATTTTAAATTGATTCCCGAATTGAAATTCTGTTTCGGACTTACAGACGTCATTAACCGGAAACGAAATGATTTGAGGGATCTGGCCGATATTAAATTTACTCAGTCCTTGAAGAAAGCGACATCGAATATGGTGATATTGTCGTTCTATTTCGAATGA
- a CDS encoding DUF362 domain-containing protein, with product MAYVINDNCVACGSCISECPVEAISEGDIYKIDADKCLSCGTCAEVCPNDAIHEA from the coding sequence ATGGCTTACGTAATTAATGACAACTGTGTGGCTTGCGGTTCTTGCATTAGCGAGTGTCCGGTAGAAGCGATTTCGGAAGGTGATATCTACAAAATCGATGCAGACAAATGTTTGAGCTGCGGTACTTGCGCTGAGGTTTGTCCTAACGACGCTATCCACGAAGCATAA
- the rpmA gene encoding 50S ribosomal protein L27, giving the protein MAHKKGVGSSKNGRESESKRLGIKIFGGQYAKAGNILVRQRGTVHHPGENVGIGKDHTLFALVNGTVVFRKCKENRSYVSVKPADNN; this is encoded by the coding sequence ATGGCACATAAGAAAGGTGTTGGTAGTTCGAAGAACGGTCGTGAATCGGAAAGCAAACGATTGGGTATCAAAATATTCGGTGGACAATATGCTAAGGCCGGTAATATTTTGGTTCGTCAGAGAGGTACTGTTCATCATCCCGGAGAAAACGTGGGTATTGGAAAAGACCATACGTTGTTCGCATTGGTAAACGGTACGGTAGTGTTCCGTAAATGTAAAGAAAACCGTTCGTATGTATCGGTGAAACCGGCGGATAATAACTGA
- the rplU gene encoding 50S ribosomal protein L21 yields the protein MYVIVEIQGQQFKVENGKKLFVHYLGAEHGAVLEFDKVLLVDKDGAVTVGTPTVEGAKVVCEVVSNDGFGKKGLVKGERILVFKKKRRKGYRRLNGHRQYFTEVLVKEIVA from the coding sequence ATGTACGTTATTGTTGAGATTCAAGGACAACAATTCAAAGTAGAAAATGGAAAGAAATTGTTTGTCCACTATCTGGGAGCAGAGCATGGAGCTGTTCTCGAATTTGACAAAGTATTGCTCGTCGATAAAGACGGAGCTGTAACTGTGGGCACTCCCACCGTGGAAGGTGCGAAAGTCGTGTGTGAGGTCGTTTCGAACGACGGTTTCGGTAAAAAAGGCCTCGTGAAAGGTGAAAGAATTCTTGTTTTCAAGAAGAAAAGAAGAAAAGGTTACCGTAGATTGAACGGTCACCGCCAATATTTCACCGAAGTGTTAGTTAAAGAAATTGTTGCTTAA
- a CDS encoding AraC family transcriptional regulator: protein MNKHIITEISPLSEKDCLFIVERYKTEFTYPLHNHKEYELNFVENGAGVRRIVGDSVEEIGDYDLVLLCGDNLEHVWEQGSCQSKQIREITIQFSPDLFSNNFIDKKQFTSIRKMLDRAQKGLSFPLHAVMKVYSTIDSLLKGEPGFYQFVKFLTILYELSICDDARTLSSSSFARSKTVSDSRRVQKVEEYINLHYTEEIRLSQLAELTDMTSVSFSRFFKLRTGKSLSDYIIDIRLGHATRQLVDSTKTVAEICYECGFNNLSNFNRIFKKKKGCSPKEFREIYYKKKIFV, encoded by the coding sequence ATGAATAAGCATATCATTACAGAAATATCTCCATTGTCGGAAAAAGATTGCTTGTTTATTGTGGAACGATACAAAACGGAGTTTACGTATCCTTTGCACAATCATAAGGAATACGAGCTGAATTTCGTCGAGAATGGAGCAGGAGTAAGGCGGATTGTCGGAGATTCGGTAGAAGAGATCGGCGATTATGATTTGGTCTTGCTTTGCGGGGATAATTTGGAGCATGTATGGGAACAAGGAAGCTGTCAATCCAAGCAGATTCGGGAAATTACTATACAGTTTTCTCCGGATTTGTTTTCCAATAATTTTATTGACAAGAAGCAATTCACGTCTATCCGTAAAATGCTCGATAGGGCGCAAAAGGGATTGTCGTTCCCTCTGCATGCGGTGATGAAAGTCTATTCGACAATAGACTCTTTGTTAAAGGGAGAACCGGGATTTTATCAGTTCGTAAAATTTTTGACAATCCTGTATGAATTGTCGATTTGTGATGATGCCCGCACGTTGTCGAGCAGTTCTTTCGCGAGATCCAAGACTGTGTCGGATAGTCGTCGGGTACAAAAAGTGGAGGAGTATATCAATTTACATTATACGGAAGAAATCAGGTTGTCGCAATTGGCGGAGCTTACCGATATGACGTCGGTCTCTTTCAGCCGATTTTTCAAATTAAGAACAGGAAAAAGTCTGTCGGATTATATTATCGATATACGTTTGGGACATGCAACAAGACAGTTGGTCGATTCGACGAAAACGGTTGCCGAAATATGCTATGAATGCGGATTTAATAACCTGTCGAATTTCAATCGCATATTTAAGAAGAAAAAAGGGTGTTCGCCCAAAGAGTTCCGAGAAATATATTACAAGAAAAAGATTTTTGTTTAG
- a CDS encoding DUF6850 family outer membrane beta-barrel protein: MKKLCVFCVLCLVCLCELRAGDTVRVSIWDRLWEHRSVVASFIELSYRNPAVRYDRYSSSLTRATVDGQYTSESEPVLLQSGDGEKSIGFQADSYIRKKNYCLWGNALYRNGRVKNLKWNETSDWELLYPYLLADSVGGDLSKEIYSFTGGYAARYESITWGGDFSYEASVAYRGIDPRPKNTTSDLSLSLGLSIPVSPSYLFDISVSGRKYKQTNGIKFYSELGVSKVYHLTGLGMHYNRFAGNNYSTYYNGYEWGGSLGVHTSRSTGFVGNVAYRYFSCEKIISSLNELPMARIGRHTFAGEWLYRKSLSGIESWGIKLTGNYELKLGTENIFGDAANQIYPKIGEAEQYSSHAYRLSLSGFYEAVRRKGWNYSVQPRVNYGRVKAEYVYPLREMSVREVTPEVALSVSRMSKDWFLRLEIGGNYAMTFDSRLFHTPSSIDDAALLSAWCYNYKNLSSDYVGYYAVFTCSRQVGKKYLLQLDLKGGQYRYNTDIVATDVCAGLSFLF; encoded by the coding sequence ATGAAAAAGTTGTGTGTCTTTTGCGTATTATGCTTGGTGTGTCTCTGTGAGTTACGAGCCGGAGATACGGTTCGGGTTTCTATATGGGATCGTCTGTGGGAACATCGATCGGTAGTTGCATCTTTTATCGAATTGTCGTATCGTAATCCTGCGGTACGCTATGACCGATATTCTTCGTCTCTTACGCGGGCAACCGTCGACGGACAATATACTTCGGAGAGCGAGCCTGTGTTGTTACAATCGGGAGACGGTGAAAAGTCGATAGGCTTTCAAGCCGATTCGTACATACGAAAAAAGAATTATTGTTTGTGGGGAAATGCGTTGTATAGAAATGGACGTGTGAAAAATTTGAAGTGGAACGAGACCTCCGATTGGGAGCTGTTGTATCCCTATTTGTTGGCCGATTCGGTGGGCGGAGACTTGTCGAAAGAGATTTATAGCTTTACCGGGGGATATGCCGCTCGTTATGAATCGATAACATGGGGCGGTGATTTTTCGTACGAGGCCTCCGTCGCTTATCGAGGAATAGATCCGAGACCTAAAAACACCACGTCGGATTTGTCGCTTTCCTTAGGTTTGTCGATACCGGTATCTCCTTCCTATTTGTTCGATATTTCGGTCTCAGGACGAAAGTACAAGCAAACCAACGGAATTAAATTTTATAGTGAGCTGGGTGTTTCGAAAGTCTATCATCTCACCGGGTTGGGAATGCATTATAACCGATTTGCCGGAAATAATTATTCCACGTATTATAACGGATACGAATGGGGAGGAAGTTTGGGTGTGCACACTTCGCGTTCGACCGGTTTCGTGGGGAATGTGGCGTATCGTTATTTCTCGTGTGAAAAGATTATATCTTCCTTGAACGAATTGCCTATGGCTCGGATTGGGCGGCATACTTTCGCCGGAGAGTGGTTGTATCGGAAAAGTTTGTCGGGTATTGAGAGCTGGGGTATAAAATTGACTGGGAATTATGAATTGAAATTGGGGACCGAAAATATTTTCGGTGATGCGGCGAACCAGATTTATCCGAAAATTGGAGAAGCCGAACAGTATAGTAGTCATGCATACAGACTCTCCCTTTCGGGATTCTATGAAGCGGTTCGTAGAAAAGGGTGGAATTATTCTGTACAGCCACGAGTAAATTATGGGCGAGTAAAAGCTGAGTATGTCTATCCGTTGCGGGAAATGAGTGTGAGAGAAGTTACGCCAGAGGTAGCGCTGTCTGTTTCCCGCATGTCGAAAGATTGGTTTTTACGACTGGAAATAGGTGGGAATTATGCTATGACTTTTGATAGTCGGTTATTTCATACTCCTTCCTCGATTGACGATGCCGCCCTTCTATCCGCATGGTGTTATAATTACAAGAATCTTTCTTCCGATTACGTCGGTTATTATGCCGTTTTTACCTGCTCTCGACAAGTAGGAAAGAAGTACCTGTTGCAACTTGATTTGAAAGGGGGACAATACCGTTATAACACGGATATCGTAGCGACTGATGTTTGTGCCGGGTTATCGTTTTTATTTTGA
- a CDS encoding DUF4876 domain-containing protein, translating into MKYMNRITLYVSLCMLALFCSCDEERDIRWTTVEIDVQYPSDLSGISVESETFEFRNITSGMVTSFTTRKGITLPEGLYDCSYEAAITYQTADSTIHTSLSGYARSLELMGAQGSVSIGSYQVENKDDFIIEEIFFTGTLQSSGKQYYGDGYVKIYNNTDHMLYADGVALMESKFVTTQKFDYTPDIMSTHMTVQAVYVIPGSGTDHPVAPGESFILCDTGIDHRIANPNSFDLSRADYEWYDESSVPAHLDIDSPTVPNLDKWYCYTKSFWVLHNRGFRGFAIARIPIEKEKFLTENLYTYSYVMVLPAGTFPMEQTAYKVPNEWIIDAVNTSVQSEYVWNVTAPSLDRGWTHCGTIDHDKTRYFKSVRRKMLYLTRDGRRVLKDTNDSSADFNTECVPSLIEQQHTAIDANGTKAETETYDGVEVKS; encoded by the coding sequence ATGAAATATATGAATAGAATTACACTCTATGTTTCCTTATGCATGTTGGCTTTGTTTTGCAGTTGCGACGAGGAACGGGATATACGTTGGACGACTGTCGAAATCGATGTCCAGTATCCGTCGGATTTGTCGGGGATTTCTGTGGAAAGTGAAACCTTTGAATTTCGAAATATTACGTCGGGTATGGTTACCAGTTTTACGACCCGTAAAGGAATTACATTGCCCGAGGGATTATACGATTGTTCTTATGAAGCTGCGATAACTTATCAGACTGCCGATAGCACAATTCATACTTCGTTATCCGGGTATGCTAGGTCATTGGAGCTTATGGGAGCACAAGGAAGTGTTTCTATCGGTAGTTATCAGGTAGAGAATAAAGACGACTTCATTATAGAGGAAATATTTTTTACCGGGACATTGCAGTCTTCTGGAAAACAATACTATGGAGATGGTTATGTGAAAATCTATAACAATACCGATCACATGCTATATGCCGATGGGGTCGCTTTGATGGAGTCGAAATTTGTTACGACCCAAAAATTCGATTATACACCCGATATTATGAGCACTCACATGACTGTACAGGCTGTGTATGTAATCCCCGGTAGCGGGACAGACCATCCGGTCGCTCCCGGAGAGTCGTTTATTCTTTGCGATACGGGTATAGACCATCGTATCGCGAATCCCAATTCATTTGATTTGAGTCGGGCGGATTATGAGTGGTATGACGAATCCTCGGTTCCTGCTCATTTGGATATAGACAGTCCGACCGTTCCTAATCTCGATAAGTGGTATTGTTACACGAAAAGTTTTTGGGTTCTCCACAATCGGGGATTCAGGGGATTTGCCATAGCGAGAATTCCCATTGAAAAAGAAAAATTCTTGACCGAAAATTTATATACCTATTCCTATGTTATGGTTTTACCGGCCGGGACTTTCCCGATGGAGCAAACCGCCTATAAAGTACCGAACGAATGGATTATCGATGCAGTGAATACCAGTGTACAATCGGAGTATGTGTGGAATGTCACGGCCCCTTCGTTGGACCGGGGGTGGACACACTGTGGTACGATAGACCACGATAAGACTCGCTATTTCAAAAGTGTGCGTCGAAAAATGCTTTATCTCACCCGTGACGGTCGTCGGGTATTGAAGGATACCAACGATTCGTCTGCCGATTTCAATACCGAGTGTGTGCCCTCTTTGATAGAGCAACAGCATACGGCGATAGATGCAAATGGTACGAAGGCCGAAACGGAAACCTATGACGGAGTAGAGGTCAAGAGTTGA